CCGCCACGTCCTCGGCCACGTCCTCCCGGTACGGGGCGCCGGACAGCCGCCTGTTGGCCAGGCTGACCAGGCGGGTGAAGTACCGCTCCCACAGCGCGGCGGCCGCGTCCGCCTCGCCGGCCTTCAGGCGGTCGATCCAAACACTGATCGAACCTTTGTCGTGAGTCATGCGCGCGTCCGGTCGGTCGTGGGAACACCACCCCGTCACTTTACCCGGGCCGGACAAAGGGCCGCAAGCAACGCGGGAAGAAATCGCGATCTTCGGGTGCGCTCGCCGTATACACTGGTGGCAAAATCTGGACTCCCCCACTGCGAACCCCGCCGGCCGAACCTCGCGCCGCCCCAGGTGTCCACTCGAATCGAAACGGAATGCCGTCGCGGGGCGTAAAGCGGCCTTACGGGCCCGGGTCGTTAACGTCGCCGGAAACCCATAGATGAGGGCGAAGTATGAGCGAGGAGATTCGCAGCGCCACCGACGCCGCCAGCTTGCCGGTCGTCCGGGCGTTGTTCCGGGAATACGCCGACTCGCTGGGCATCGACCTCGGGTTTCAGCACTTCGCGGACGAACTCGCCGGATTGCCCGGGCAATACGCGGGGCCGACAGGCTGCCTCCTGCTGGCGCTGGCGGACGACCACCCCGCCGGGTGCGTGGCGCTGCGGCCGCTGGCGGACGGCGCGTGCGAGATGAAGCGGCTGTACGTTCGCCCGCCGTACCGGGGGAGCGGGTTGGGCCGCCGGCTCGCGGAGCGCGTGATCCGGGAGGCCCGGGACCTGGGCTACCGCCGCGTCCGCCTGGATACGATCCCGCCGCTCATGGGGAACGCCGTCACCCTGTACCGCGGCCTGGGATTCGAGGCCATTTCGCCCTATTGCGACAACCCGATCCCGGGCGCCCTGTTCCTGGAACTTCGGTTGTAAGGAGAGGAAGTCGGCAGCCGGCTGTCGCGAACGTTAGGCAACGTCGCGCGGGCCGCCGGCAATTGACGGCGGGTTGCGCGAGACGTAGCCTGGGTCTTTTCTTCGTTCGACGTTCACGCGGGGCGACGCGATGGCCGAGGATCAGCTCCCGGATCACGAGAATGACGCTCCGACCGCTTGCCACCACTGCGGGGCCGGGTTGCCGCTGGTGGTCGACGCCTTCTGCCCGGAATGCCGGGGTCGCTTGGACGACCCGCCGCCGGCACCCGCTGAGCCGGGTCAACCGCCGGAAGGTGGGTCGGGAGACCCGGTCCGCGCTTACGCCGGCTGTTTGAGTATCGGCGGCGGGCTGGCGGCGCTCTTCGTATCCGTTCCGGCGGCACTGCGGGGCAACTGGCCCGAGGTGATCGCGACCGGCGGCGTCGGAATTGTGTTGGCTGCCGGCGGCGTGGTCTGGGCCGCCAGACAACGGCACGCGGCCGACAATCCCGAGGTTTCGGGCGATGCCCCGCCCGCCCGCCGGCGGTTCTCCCG
The Fimbriiglobus ruber genome window above contains:
- a CDS encoding GNAT family N-acetyltransferase, translating into MSEEIRSATDAASLPVVRALFREYADSLGIDLGFQHFADELAGLPGQYAGPTGCLLLALADDHPAGCVALRPLADGACEMKRLYVRPPYRGSGLGRRLAERVIREARDLGYRRVRLDTIPPLMGNAVTLYRGLGFEAISPYCDNPIPGALFLELRL